In one window of Cytophagaceae bacterium ABcell3 DNA:
- a CDS encoding response regulator transcription factor, with the protein MKILIVEDEQKVSDLIKKVLLENGYDCDVAYDGTMGKRLAVNNEYDVMILDLILPGINGIDLCRIIREEQVRTPVLMLTALDTTEDIVTGLDSGANDYLTKPFSLEEFLARIRALGRIKQPVEDIVYQFNGLEINTATREARRDGNLVELTAKEFSLLELLMKNKGRVLSKSRIIEVIWGTDYDYDSNIVEVYINFLRSKIDKKYPVKLIHTMKGMGYVLKVK; encoded by the coding sequence ATGAAAATTCTTATAGTTGAAGATGAACAGAAGGTTTCAGACCTGATCAAAAAGGTGCTTCTCGAAAATGGTTATGATTGTGATGTGGCCTATGACGGGACGATGGGAAAACGTTTGGCTGTTAACAATGAATATGACGTAATGATCCTGGATTTAATCTTGCCTGGAATCAATGGAATTGACCTTTGCAGGATAATTAGGGAAGAACAAGTGCGGACTCCTGTGCTGATGCTTACGGCCCTTGATACTACAGAAGATATTGTTACTGGGCTGGATTCTGGGGCTAACGATTATCTTACCAAACCTTTTAGCCTTGAGGAATTTTTAGCGCGGATAAGAGCATTGGGGCGCATAAAGCAGCCGGTTGAGGATATTGTTTATCAGTTTAATGGTCTCGAAATAAATACAGCAACCCGAGAAGCCCGTCGTGATGGAAATTTAGTGGAACTTACTGCAAAAGAATTTTCTTTACTGGAGCTTTTGATGAAAAATAAAGGGAGGGTTCTTTCAAAATCTAGGATAATAGAAGTTATATGGGGTACGGATTATGACTATGACAGTAATATTGTAGAGGTGTATATCAATTTTTTGCGTTCTAAAATAGACAAAAAATACCCTGTCAAGCTAATTCACACTATGAAAGGCATGGGGTATGTACTGAAAGTAAAATAA